A stretch of the Vigna radiata var. radiata cultivar VC1973A chromosome 7, Vradiata_ver6, whole genome shotgun sequence genome encodes the following:
- the LOC106766277 gene encoding probable xyloglucan endotransglucosylase/hydrolase protein 7 encodes MATFYHVLFLWVLVSAGCVWGRPATFLQDFRVTWADSHITPIDQGRAIQLRLDKSSGCGFASKKKYMFGRVSMKIKLVPGDSAGTVTAFYLKSDRDNVRDELDFEFLGNRTGQPYTVQTNIYAHGKGDREQRVNLWFDPSADFHTYSILWNHHHIVFYVDDFPIRVYKNNEGRGVPYPKMQAMAVYSSLWDADNWATRGGLEKIDWSKAPFYADYKEFDIEGCEVPGAANCASNPKNWWEGPAYQALNAIEAGRYKWVRMNHVIYDYCRDKSRYPIAPPECLAGI; translated from the exons ATGGCCACCTTTTACCATGTCCTTTTCCTATGGGTTCTGGTATCTGCTGGCTGTGTTTGGGGTCGACCAGCCACTTTTCTGCAGGACTTTCGTGTCACGTGGGCAGACTCCCACATCACTCCAATTGATCAAGGCAGGGCAATTCAACTAAGGCTTGACAAAAGCTCTG GATGTGGGTTTGCTTCCAAGAAGAAGTACATGTTTGGGCGTGTTAGCATGAAGATCAAACTCGTCCCGGGAGACTCTGCTGGCACAGTCACTGCATTTTAT CTGAAATCTGACAGGGACAACGTTCGCGACGAGCTTGATTTCGAGTTCTTGGGGAACCGTACTGGACAACCTTACACAGTTCAAACAAACATCTACGCTCACGGAAAGGGTGACAGAGAACAGAGGGTTAACCTCTGGTTTGACCCTTCTGCGGACTTCCACACTTACTCAATTCTGTGGAACCATCACCACATTGT ATTCTACGTAGATGATTTTCCAATCAGAGTGTACAAGAACAACGAGGGGAGGGGGGTTCCGTACCCAAAGATGCAGGCGATGGCAGTGTATTCGTCACTGTGGGATGCAGATAACTGGGCCACAAGGGGTGGTTTGGAGAAAATCGATTGGAGCAAAGCACCATTCTACGCTGACTACAAGGAGTTTGACATTGAAGGGTGTGAAGTTCCAGGAGCAGCTAACTGTGCCTCCAACCCGAAAAACTGGTGGGAGGGGCCTGCATATCAGGCTCTTAACGCCATTGAAGCCGGAAGATACAAGTGGGTTCGTATGAACCATGTCATCTATGATTACTGTAGAGATAAGTCAAGGTACCCAATCGCCCCACCAGAGTGCCTTGCTGGCATTTAA
- the LOC106767846 gene encoding EPIDERMAL PATTERNING FACTOR-like protein 2 encodes MAFDHHLISAQRLGFLCISLLFLILSSWIHKGFVIEGRMTKKLSDDFHQTISEDKTIMRPRIGSRPPKCERRCRSCEHCEAIQVPTNPQVQNGKKNSWKFSSVAYARVGGSSNYKPMSWKCKCGNLIFNP; translated from the exons ATGGCCTTTGATCACCATCTCATTTCTGCTCAAAGACTTGGCTTCCTTTgcatttctcttctctttctcattctttcAAGCTGGATCCATAAGGGGTTCGTCATTGAAG GTAGAATGACCAAAAAACTAAGCGATGATTTTCATCAG ACAATAAGTGAGGATAAAACTATAATGAGGCCAAGAATAGGGTCAAGGCCACCAAAATGTGAGAGAAGGTGTAGATCATGTGAGCACTGTGAGGCAATCCAGGTGCCCACAAACCCCCAAGTCCAGAACGGAAAGAAAAACTCTTGGAAGTTTTCTTCTGTTGCATATGCCAGGGTTGGTGGCAGTTCTAACTACAAGCCCATGAGTTGGAAGTGTAAATGTGGAAACCTCATTTTCAACCCCTGA